In Macadamia integrifolia cultivar HAES 741 chromosome 5, SCU_Mint_v3, whole genome shotgun sequence, a single window of DNA contains:
- the LOC122077897 gene encoding ankyrin repeat-containing protein BDA1-like, producing the protein MDQNLSAQMEAVPNRNREESHELLGRAQITLMEAAQNGNIKMLYELLGRDSSLLDKADQQFKDNPLHIAVAAAATATTADAKKKNKLFAAEIAVLKPLLARKLNQDGWSPLHIAAEKGHVETVKMLLKVDKELCFIKGQEGMVPLHCAAKSGNPHSEDVMKELLSACPKCITALTTRNETALHIAAKSGNSKNFEALLKWIKKKCGYNILGWKDHEGNTILHLATSERKPKNLEIVKLLLCKNGYFVRKAAKMNTKNTKGDTALDVLTGKHCNGTRANGSRTEPVQEDGMLDILAEKAQGDEDEKEVQKKIQKILKKAGAKRAEDICCTNKRALDSGIKWLLKIPNFLSFKVDKDTPSDIRNALLVIFILIVTVTYTTGINPPGGIWQDENPNDNGGFKKHTAGTSIWFDHNPDSFQVLMYCNYAGFLASVVLVFNLTEGYPLRGPILLALLFMLVTYALSFRLLFLDTGALAILTHGMILTVPLPVALLLLAATANWICDIKE; encoded by the exons ATGGATCAGAATCTGAGTGCCCAGATGGAAGCAGTTCCGAATAGAAACAGAGAAGAGTCACATGAACTGCTTGGGAGAGCCCAGATTACCCTGATGGAAGCAGCACAGAATGGGAACATAAAAATGTTATATGAACTTCTTGGGAGAGACTCCTCTCTTCTCGATAAAGCTGATCAGCAATTCAAAGATAATCCGTTACACATCGCCGTCGCTGCCGCCGCCACAGCCACCACCGCAGACgcgaagaaaaaaaataagctcTTTGCAGCTGAAATTGCAGTTCTGAAACCTTTATTGGCTAGAAAGCTAAACCAAGATGGATGGAGTCCTCTACACATAGCTGCTGAAAAAGGACATGTAGAAACTGTGAAGATGCTCTTGAAAGTAGACAAGGAACTCTGCTTCATCAAAGGCCAGGAGGGGATGGTGCCTCTTCACTGTGCAGCAAAATCTGGGAATCCCCATAGTGAAGATGTTATGAAGGAGCTTCTCTCTGCTTGCCCCAAGTGTATCACAGCATTAACTACCCGAAATGAGACCGCTCTTCACATCGCTGCAAAGAGTGGTAATTCCAAAAACTTTGAAGCTCTGTTGAAATGGATCAAGAAAAAATGTGGCTACAACATTCTAGGCTGGAAGGACCATGAAGGCAACACAATCTTACACCTTGCAACATCAGAAAGAAAACCCAAG AATCTAGAGATTGTAAAGCTGCTGCTTTGTAAGAATGGATACTTCGTTAGAAAAGCTGCCAAAATGAacacaaaaaacacaaaaggagACACAGCTTTGGATGTCTTAACTGGAAAACACTGTAATGGAACCAGAGCCAATGGATCTCGAACAGAACCAGTTCAAGAGGATGGAATGCTAGATATCTTAGCTGAAAAGGCACAGGGAGATGAAGATGAAAAAGAGGTAcagaagaaaatacaaaagaTCCTTAAAAAAGCAGGTGCAAAGAGGGCTGAAGATATTTGTTGCACAAACAAAAGGGCTTTAGATTCTGGTATCAAATGGTTGCTCAAGATCCCAAATTTCCTAAGTTTCAAGGTAGACAAAGACACTCCAAGCGACATTCGCAATGCTTTGTTAGTGATTTTTATTCTGATTGTGACTGTGACGTACACAACCGGAATCAACCCTCCAGGAGGCATTTGGCAAGACGAAAACCCCAATGATAATGGAGGATTTAAAAAACACACTGCAGGAacatcaatttggtttgatcaCAACCCAGACTCTTTCCAAGTTCTAATGTATTGTAACTATGCTGGATTTCTTGCGTCTGTTGTTCTTGTTTTCAATCTCACAGAGGGATACCCTTTACGAGGTCCGATTCTGCTAGCTCTACTCTTTATGTTGGTTACCTATGCATTGTCGTTTCGCCTCCTGTTTCTGGATACGGGTGCTCTTGCAATATTGACCCATGGAATGATATTGACTGTTCCATTACCAGTGGCATTACTCCTTTTGGCTGCAACTGCAAATTGGATATGTGACATTAAGGAGTAG
- the LOC122077899 gene encoding ankyrin repeat-containing protein BDA1-like, with amino-acid sequence MNQNQNQNEGEWENHPLMEAAQNGNRESLYEELGRDRFILQKADQEFIDNPLHVAALNDKDLFVAEIANVKPSLCRRLNKDLWSPLHIAAEKGNIETVKKLLKVDKQLSFIKGREGMVPLHCAAKSADDRSEVIKELLSACPKCIKALSNRNETALHIAIVDLLLCKYSYFVRKAAKINTTNNSRKTALDVLTKTRTESLCNGTRANGSQTEPVQEELLGIVTDKVQEDKDETEVKIRKILRKAGAKSSEDICCTPWQKNASKKKRALDSGIKWLLKIPNFLSFKVDKDTPSDVRNALLVIFVLIVAATYTTGINPPGGLWQDDIHHHSAGTSVWFDHNPNSFQVLMLFNYAGFLVSLVLVFNLTEGYPLRGPILLALLFMLVTYGLSIRILFLGKGPLAVLINGMILTVPLPVALVLLVATANWIWEIKE; translated from the exons atgaatcagaatcagaatcagaatgaGGGTGAGTGGGAAAACCACCCTCTAATGGAAGCTGCTCAGAATGGAAACAGAGAAAGCTTGTATGAAGAGCTTGGGAGAGACCGCTTTATTCTTCAGAAAGCAGATCAAGAGTTCATAGATAATCCATTACATGTCGCCGCGTTGaatgacaaagatctctttgtagctGAAATTGCAAACGTGAAGCCTTCATTGTGTAGAAGGCTAAACAAAGATTTATGGAGTCCTCTACATATAGCTGCTGAAAAAGGAAATATAGAAACTGTGAAGAAGCTCTTGAAAGTAGATAAACAACTCAGTTTCATCAAAGGTCGGGAGGGGATGGTCCCTCTTCACTGTGCAGCAAAATCTGCAGATGACCGGAGTGAGGTTATAAAGGAGCTCCTCTCTGCTTGCCCCAAATGTATCAAAGCATTAAGTAACAGAAATGAGACAGCTCTTCACATTGCT ATTGTAGATCTGCTGCTTTGTAAGTACAGTTACTTTGTTAGAAAGGCTGCGAAAATAAACACGACGAACAACAGTAGAAAGACAGCATTGGATGTCTTGACGAAAACCCGAACTGAATCACTTTGTAATGGAACCAGAGCCAATGGATCTCAAACAGAACCAGTTCAGGAGGAATTGCTAGGAATTGTCACTGACAAGGTGCAAGAAGATAAAGATGAAACAGAGGTGAAAATACGAAAGATCCTTCGAAAGGCAGGCGCAAAGAGTTCTGAAGATATTTGTTGCACACCATGGCAGAAGAATgcttcaaaaaagaaaagggctTTAGATTCTGGAATCAAATGGTTGCTCAAGATCCCAAATTTCCTTAGTTTCAAGGTAGATAAAGACACTCCAAGCGATGTTCGCAATGCTCTGTTGGTGATTTTTGTTCTGATCGTGGCTGCAACATACACAACCGGAATTAACCCTCCAGGAGGCCTTTGGCAAGATGACATCCATCATCACTCTGCAGGAACATCAGTTTGGTTTGATCATAACCCAAACTCTTTCCAAGTTCTAATGCTTTTTAACTATGCAGGGTTTCTTGTGTCTCTTGTCCTGGTTTTCAATCTCACAGAAGGATACCCTTTACGAGGTCCGATTCTACTAGCCCTACTCTTTATGTTGGTGACCTATGGATTGTCGATTCGCATCTTGTTTCTGGGCAAGGGTCCTTTGGCAGTGTTGATCAATGGAATGATATTGACTGTTCCATTACCTGTGGCATTAGTCCTTTTGGTTGCTACTGCAAATTGGATATGGGAGATTAAGGAGTAG
- the LOC122077898 gene encoding ankyrin repeat-containing protein BDA1-like: MSSSQLKLQFPSMAKKLNQDGWSPLHIASEKGHVEIVKMLLKIDKELCLIEGQEGMVPLHCAAKSGNPHSEDVIKELLSACPMCINTVTTRNETALHIAVKSGNPKNFEALLKWIKKKCGYDILCWKD, translated from the coding sequence ATGAGCTCTTCGCAGCTGAAATTGCAGTTCCCTTCAATGGCTAAAAAGCTAAACCAAGATGGATGGAGTCCCCTACACATAGCTTCTGAAAAAGGGCATGTAGAAATTGTGAAGATGCTCTTGAAAATAGACAAAGAACTCTGCCTCATCGAAGGCCAGGAAGGGATGGTGCCTCTTCACTGTGCAGCCAAATCTGGGAATCCCCATAGTGAAGATGTTATAAAGGAGCTCCTCTCTGCTTGCCCCATGTGTATCAACACAGTAACTACCCGAAATGAAACAGCTCTTCACATTGCTGTAAAGAGTGGTAATCCCAAAAACTTTGAAGCTCTGTTGAAATGGATCAAGAAAAAATGTGGCTACGACATTCTATGCTGGAAGGATTAG